A region from the Triticum aestivum cultivar Chinese Spring chromosome 3D, IWGSC CS RefSeq v2.1, whole genome shotgun sequence genome encodes:
- the LOC123074845 gene encoding serine/arginine repetitive matrix protein 1 → MGCCCSKKRMKHPDGSAAVPRRYKPEDRDPPPPPSPEEEKVKEVLSETPSTKVAAEPKPVANVMTVEEEEVLKVKASVDPVPAVSDLGSCLSMATDERSEAASESSVATSSLAGPERSPGRPARKRAVSGELGLVRRDRAVAAATYGVRSRSCRGSPSPPPRRDPRDRSVRRSPSPAAKRASPEQHRAASPVASLQRKPPVPSSRASPRRAREAPPPLSPPPQPEDDAVTTAGEESVAEPNAGADGQGDGDGEGKESLENPLVSMECFIFL, encoded by the coding sequence ATGGGCTGCTGCTGCAGCAAGAAGCGCATGAAGCATCCAGACGGTTCTGCTGCCGTCCCTCGCCGCTACAAGCCGGAGGACCGCGAccccccgcccccgccgtcgccggaggaggagaaggtcaAGGAGGTGCTCTCGGAGACGCCGAGCACTAAGGTGGCGGCCGAGCCTAAGCCCGTCGCCAATGTGATGACTGTGGAGGAGGAAGAAGTGCTGAAGGTGAAGGCTAGTGTCGACCCCGTCCCCGCGGTGAGCGATCTCGGGAGCTGCCTGTCGATGGCCACCGACGAGAGGTCCGAGGCGGCGTCCGAGTCGTCCGTCGCGACCAGCTCACTGGCGGGGCCGGAGAGGTCGCCGGGGAGGCCGGCTAGGAAGCGCGCTGTCTCCGGCGAGCTGGGGCTAGTCCGGCGTGACCgcgctgtcgccgccgccacctATGGCGTCCGGTCCCGTAGCTGCCGGGGTTCGCCGTCCCCTCCTCCGCGGCGGGACCCACGGGATCGCTCCGTGCGGAGGTCGCCGTCGCCCGCGGCGAAGCGGGCGTCGCCGGAGCAGCATCGGGCCGCGAGCCCGGTCGCGTCCCTGCAGCGGAAGCCGCCCGTCCCGAGCAGCCGCGCCTCGCCGCGGCGGGCGCGGGAGGCCCCTCCACCGCTGTCTCCGCCGCCGCAGCCGGAAGACGACGCCGTCACCACGGCAGGCGAGGAAAGCGTCGCGGAACCCAATGCCGGTGCCGACGgccaaggcgacggcgacggcgagggaaAGGAGTCGCTGGAGAACCCGCTAGTGTCCATGGAGTGCTTCATCTTCCTCTGA